The following proteins are encoded in a genomic region of Microcoleus sp. FACHB-68:
- the codA gene encoding cytosine deaminase — translation MMKNDLLLQGCRSLAGEQIDIAITDGKISAIAPHLDVEAEIVIPIDGKLVSPPFVESHIHLDSALSAGEPRANQSGTLFEGIEIWAERKQNLTLTDVKERAIETLKQQASQGVLFVRTHADVSEPSLTALQALLEVREEVKDWITVQVVAFPQDGIYGKPENEALLEKALEMGADVVGGIPHYEFTREDGVRSVHRIFELAGKYNRLIDIHCDEIDDEQSRFLEVVAACAIRAGMNSKVTASHTTAFGSYNNAYAYKLMGLLQRSQINFIANPLINITLQGRTDTYPKRRGVTRVKELWQQGLNVSLGHDCVQDPWYSLGTGSMLDVAYMAAHVCQMTGMAEIDACYDMVTTQGSRTLQLDDYGIEIGKPANLIVLDAGDRFDAIRRRATVCYVISQGKLLAQTEVPQTKWRQ, via the coding sequence ATGATGAAAAATGATTTACTTTTGCAAGGGTGCCGCTCACTTGCCGGCGAACAAATTGATATTGCAATTACAGATGGAAAAATTTCGGCTATTGCGCCTCATTTAGACGTTGAAGCTGAAATTGTGATTCCGATTGATGGCAAGCTGGTGAGTCCACCCTTTGTAGAATCGCATATTCATCTTGATTCCGCTTTGAGTGCCGGTGAACCGCGTGCCAATCAAAGCGGAACCTTATTTGAAGGAATTGAAATTTGGGCGGAACGCAAGCAAAATCTGACATTAACCGATGTTAAAGAACGGGCAATAGAAACACTTAAACAACAAGCTTCTCAAGGTGTTTTATTTGTTCGCACTCATGCGGATGTCAGTGAACCTAGTCTCACTGCTTTGCAAGCCTTGTTGGAAGTGCGAGAAGAAGTTAAAGACTGGATAACTGTGCAAGTCGTTGCCTTTCCGCAAGATGGAATTTATGGCAAACCAGAGAATGAAGCACTTTTAGAAAAAGCTTTAGAAATGGGGGCGGATGTAGTAGGCGGAATTCCCCATTATGAATTTACCCGTGAAGATGGTGTGCGTTCTGTGCATCGAATTTTTGAATTAGCCGGCAAATACAATCGGCTGATTGACATTCATTGCGATGAAATCGATGATGAGCAATCGCGCTTTTTAGAAGTTGTAGCCGCTTGTGCAATTCGCGCCGGCATGAATTCAAAAGTTACGGCAAGTCACACCACTGCCTTTGGATCGTATAACAACGCCTACGCTTATAAATTAATGGGATTGTTACAGCGTTCCCAAATTAATTTTATTGCCAATCCTCTGATTAATATCACCCTTCAAGGGCGGACGGATACTTATCCCAAACGCCGGGGTGTAACACGAGTCAAAGAATTGTGGCAGCAAGGACTTAATGTATCGTTAGGACATGATTGTGTCCAAGATCCCTGGTATAGTTTAGGCACCGGCAGTATGCTAGATGTTGCTTACATGGCTGCTCATGTTTGCCAAATGACCGGCATGGCAGAAATTGATGCTTGTTATGACATGGTGACAACTCAGGGATCGCGCACTTTGCAGTTAGATGATTACGGGATAGAAATTGGCAAGCCGGCAAATTTAATTGTTTTAGATGCCGGTGATCGGTTTGATGCTATCCGCCGGCGTGCTACGGTTTGTTATGTTATTTCTCAAGGTAAGTTGTTGGCGCAAACAGAAGTGCCTCAAACTAAGTGGCGACAGTAG
- the purL gene encoding phosphoribosylformylglycinamidine synthase subunit PurL has product MSTTTSTPFPPEEIAAEGLKPEEYEEIVKRLGRHPNKAELGMFGVMWSEHCCYKNSRTLLKQFPTEGDRILVGPGENAGVVDLGDGLRLAFKIESHNHPSAVEPFQGAATGVGGILRDIFTMGARPIAVLNSLRFGSLEDARTRRLFAGVVSGISHYGNCVGVPTVGGEVYFDPAYTGNPLVNVMALGLMETPDIVKSGASGMGNPVLYVGSTTGRDGMGGASFASAELSDASMDDRPAVQVGDPFLEKSLIEACLEAFKTGAVVAAQDMGAAGITCSTSEMAAKGGVGIEFDLDKIPVREAGMVPYEYLLSESQERMLFVAHKGREQELIDIFHKWGLQAVVAGQVIEESIVRILFQGKIAAEVPATALADNTPIYNRELLTNPPEYAMKAWQWTADSLPSCTEAGIEIAGSHKSWNDVLLQLLDTPTIASKRWVYRQYDHQVQNNTVIMPGGADAAVVRLRPLVESGGQEAGAANPSLKTQRPKFSTGVAATVDCNSRYVYLDPYEGAKAVVAEAARNLSCVGAEPLAVTDNLNFGSPEKPIGYWQLASACRGIAEACREFSTPVTGGNVSLYNETLDSAGQPTPIYPTPVVGMVGLIPDLNYICGQAWQKEGDFIYLLGKAANKAVTLGASEYLATIHGTIAGKPPVVDFDLERRVQKACREGIRQGWLRSAHDCAEGGLAVALAECCISSELGAEIDLSQLSQQDGVRWDEMLFGEGGARILVSVMAKQAVIWESYLQEHLGDEWEKIGRVGSSHSNLRVSTADNRPVIDVSIREMGDCWHHAIERRLSV; this is encoded by the coding sequence ATGTCTACCACCACTTCCACTCCCTTTCCCCCCGAAGAAATTGCTGCTGAAGGTCTTAAGCCGGAAGAATACGAAGAAATCGTCAAGCGCCTAGGACGCCATCCCAACAAAGCTGAGTTGGGAATGTTCGGCGTCATGTGGTCAGAACATTGTTGCTACAAAAATTCCAGAACCCTACTCAAACAATTTCCCACAGAGGGCGACCGCATCCTTGTTGGCCCCGGAGAAAATGCCGGCGTTGTAGACTTAGGCGACGGTTTGCGACTTGCTTTTAAAATCGAATCTCATAACCACCCCTCAGCCGTTGAACCCTTCCAAGGCGCAGCAACCGGCGTGGGAGGCATCCTGCGCGACATCTTCACAATGGGGGCGCGTCCCATTGCTGTGTTAAACTCCTTACGCTTCGGTTCTTTGGAAGATGCACGGACTCGTCGCTTATTTGCCGGCGTTGTTTCCGGGATCTCCCACTACGGTAATTGTGTTGGAGTTCCAACAGTTGGTGGCGAAGTTTACTTTGACCCCGCCTACACCGGCAACCCCCTCGTCAATGTGATGGCACTTGGCTTGATGGAAACTCCCGATATTGTCAAATCCGGGGCATCAGGCATGGGAAACCCAGTTTTGTATGTCGGTTCCACCACCGGCAGAGATGGCATGGGGGGCGCAAGTTTTGCCAGCGCGGAACTCAGTGACGCCTCAATGGACGATCGCCCCGCTGTGCAAGTTGGCGATCCGTTTCTCGAAAAATCCTTAATTGAAGCTTGCTTAGAAGCCTTCAAAACCGGCGCAGTTGTCGCAGCCCAAGATATGGGGGCTGCCGGCATCACTTGTTCCACCTCGGAAATGGCAGCGAAAGGCGGGGTTGGCATTGAGTTTGATCTCGATAAAATCCCCGTCAGGGAAGCCGGCATGGTGCCCTACGAATACCTGTTATCCGAATCCCAGGAACGGATGCTGTTTGTGGCGCACAAAGGGCGAGAACAAGAATTAATCGATATTTTCCATAAATGGGGGCTGCAAGCAGTTGTTGCCGGCCAAGTCATTGAAGAATCTATCGTCCGGATTTTGTTTCAAGGTAAAATAGCGGCTGAAGTGCCGGCAACGGCTTTGGCAGATAACACGCCAATTTACAATCGCGAGTTATTGACAAATCCACCCGAATATGCAATGAAAGCTTGGCAGTGGACAGCCGACTCGCTGCCTTCTTGCACTGAGGCCGGTATTGAAATTGCGGGAAGCCACAAAAGCTGGAATGATGTCTTACTGCAACTGCTCGATACTCCCACCATCGCCTCGAAACGCTGGGTTTACCGGCAGTACGACCATCAAGTGCAAAACAATACCGTGATCATGCCGGGAGGTGCAGATGCTGCCGTTGTGCGGTTGCGCCCACTGGTAGAGTCAGGCGGACAAGAGGCCGGTGCTGCAAACCCATCACTCAAGACTCAGCGACCAAAATTCAGCACAGGAGTCGCCGCAACCGTCGATTGCAATTCCCGTTACGTTTATCTCGATCCCTACGAAGGCGCAAAAGCTGTTGTTGCAGAAGCCGCCCGTAACCTTAGTTGTGTGGGTGCGGAACCGCTAGCAGTTACCGATAACCTGAATTTCGGCAGCCCGGAAAAGCCGATCGGCTACTGGCAACTCGCCTCAGCTTGTCGCGGCATTGCCGAAGCTTGCCGGGAGTTTAGCACCCCCGTCACCGGCGGCAATGTCTCTCTCTACAACGAAACCCTAGACTCAGCCGGCCAACCGACGCCTATCTATCCCACGCCGGTTGTGGGCATGGTCGGTTTAATTCCCGATTTAAACTACATTTGCGGTCAAGCTTGGCAAAAAGAAGGCGATTTTATCTACTTACTCGGAAAAGCGGCAAATAAAGCGGTAACGCTGGGTGCTTCGGAATATTTAGCGACGATTCACGGAACGATTGCCGGCAAGCCGCCGGTGGTAGATTTTGACTTGGAACGCCGGGTGCAAAAAGCCTGCCGTGAGGGAATTCGCCAGGGATGGCTGCGTTCGGCACATGATTGCGCGGAGGGTGGCTTGGCAGTGGCGCTGGCTGAATGCTGCATCAGTAGCGAGTTAGGCGCGGAGATTGATTTATCTCAACTCTCGCAGCAAGACGGCGTCCGGTGGGATGAAATGCTGTTTGGTGAAGGTGGGGCGAGAATTTTAGTTTCTGTTATGGCAAAACAGGCTGTTATTTGGGAATCCTATTTACAAGAGCATTTAGGGGATGAGTGGGAAAAAATTGGAAGGGTCGGAAGTTCCCACTCTAATTTACGGGTTTCCACCGCTGATAACCGGCCCGTAATTGACGTTAGCATTAGAGAGATGGGCGATTGTTGGCACCATGCCATTGAACGCCGCTTAAGTGTGTAG